One window of Myxocyprinus asiaticus isolate MX2 ecotype Aquarium Trade chromosome 6, UBuf_Myxa_2, whole genome shotgun sequence genomic DNA carries:
- the LOC127442946 gene encoding gastrula zinc finger protein XlCGF8.2DB-like isoform X1 — protein sequence MDFIKEEREDMGYPEPYRVKNEDTEEQIGLMEVKEESQELNEVEENRHYQKPHDFVTGEKSFSCSQTENNSSQQTTQSTEATDSLTCPHCGKSFTRKITLKGHIRIHTGENPFTCSQCGKSFRQKSSLNIHIRNHSGEKPYTCPQCGRSFKQKNNLKVHIRMHTGVKPYICHCGKTFTRKDYLNSHARIHTEEKPFTCLQCGMKFKDKEKLNEHRRIHAGWRPFKCPQCGQGFAYLNNLQYHLNSQHTGAKSLNCDQCDKSFIFETDLKTHLKIHANKKPHLCSLCGKSFLCVDRFKEHQKIHTSVKAHVCHECGDAFTGAGNLKMHQRVHIRENMCLYCGKIFTHLEALKAHEKVHTGE from the exons ATGGATTTtattaaagaggagagagaggacatGGGTTATCCAGAACCATACAGAgtgaaaaatgaagatactgaggaacaaatag gcctgatggaagtgaaagaagaaagtcaagaactgaatgaagtggaggagaatcGTCACTATCAGAAGCCTCATGATTTTGTAACTGGAGAGAAATCATTtagttgctcacagactgaaaatAATTCCTCACAACAAACAACACAAAGCACAGAAGCCACAGATTCTTTAACCTGCCctcattgtggaaagagtttcacacgtaAAATAACCTTAAAGGGACACATAAGAATACACACTGGAGAGAATCCTTTCACTTgttctcagtgtggaaagagtttcagacaaAAATCAAGTCTAAATATCCACATAAGAaatcactctggagagaagccttacacatgtcctcagtgtggaaGGAGTTTCAAACAGAAAAACAACCTTAAGGTACATATAAGAATGCACACTGGTGTGAAGCCTTACATATGCCACTGTGGAAAGACTTTCACACGTAAAGATTATCTTAACAGTCATGCAAGGATTCACACTgaagagaagcctttcacctgcctcCAGTgtggaatgaaattcaaagatAAAGAAAAGCTTAATGAGCACAGGAGAATTCACGCTGGATGGAGACCTTTCAAATGTCCTCAATGTGGACAGGGATTCGCATATTTAAATAATCTTCAATATCATCTTAACTCTCAGCACACTGGAGCAAAGTCTTTAAACTGTGATCAGTGcgataaaagttttatttttgaaacaGACCTGAAGACACACCTGAAAATTCATGCAAACAAGAAACCTCATTTGTGTTCCCTTTGCGGAAAAAGTTTTTTGTGCGTGGACCGTTTTAAAGAGCACCAGAAAATTCATACCAGTGTGAAAGCTCATGTGTGCCATGAGTGTGGCGATGCCTTTACAGGAGCCGGCAACTTAAAGATGCACCAAAGAGTCCATATTCgagaaaatatgtgtttataCTGTGGAAAGATTTTCACTCATTTAGAAGCCCTGAAAGCACACGAGAAAGTGCATACTGGAGAGTAG